GCGAACGGCACCTGACTCACGAAGACAGTCGTTTGCGTGAATTGCGCGGCGGGGATGTGTCGCCGACGGAGGTCGAGTGATGCCGAACGTAAACGACCCCGTAAAGTATGAATTCCGGCTCTTTGTTGCGGGGGATACTCCTAACTCCCTGCAGGCGATCACCAACCTGAGAACGCTGTGCAAGACATATCTGCCGGATCGCCACACAATCGAAATTGTGGATGTTTACTCCGCACCCGCCCGCGCGCTCGCCGATGGGGTTTTTATGACGCCGACCTTAATCAAGATCGCGCCACGCCCAACTAGACGCATCGTGGGCACCTTGAGTCAGCTGCAGGTGGTCTTACAGGCGCTGGATCTGGAGGATATCGCTACATGAACGACGACGAATCAGCGTTTTCCAGCGCCGTAGACAAGGAAATGACTGCCTTGATCGCAACGCTCCATGAGGCTGGGCGGCGCTTGGAAGAACTCACTGGCGGCGAGGTCGACGCCGTGCTTGGACCCGATGGTACGCCGTTCTTACTGCAGCATGCACAGGAGAAATTGCGCCTTCACGAAGTGGCAAGACAAGCCGCTATCCTCAACGCGCTGCCGGCCCATGTTGTTATGGTCGACAATCAGGGCAGCATTGTTTCGTTTAACCGAGGCTGGCAGAAATTTGCCCAGTCAAATGGGCTATCTACCGAGCTAACTGGGATCAATTATCTAGACGCTTGCGGTGATGGTGGCGAAGTGGCCGAGGGAATCCTTTCGGTATTGGCGGGTGACTCGAGCAGCTTTGCCATCGAATACCCCTGTCATTCACCGACTCAACAGCGCTGGTTCCTAATGACTGTGACGCCCTTGACTCACTCGGCCAGCACTGGTGCCGTGATCATGCATCTGGATATTACCGATCGCGTGCAGGCCGAGGTCGAGATGAAGAGCTTAAACCGCGTCTATGCAATGCTGAGTCAGATCAATGCGCTTGTGGTTAGGGTGAAAAACCTTGATGAGTTGTTTGCAGTTGCCTGTCAGGTTGCCGCCGACGCCGGTGATTTTCGTATGTCGGCAATAGTGATGGTGGACCCTAAAACTAAACAAATGACATCAATCGTATCAGCGGGCAAAGATGAGAAGCTTTTAACTGATATTAAGAAGCTGCTGGCGTCCCCAGAGGGAATGAAAAAGTCTATTGTGTCCACGGTGATTGAGAAGGGCAAGCCAGCCATCTCCAATAATGTAAAAATCGACACTAGATTTGTATTTGGCGATCAATATGCGGATGCTGGGGTTAATTCGGCGGTGGTTTTACCGCTGCTGATTTCCGGCGAGGCAGTCGGTGTTTTTGCCTTGTACGCCCGTGAAATCGACTTTTTTCAAAAAGACGAAATCAAACTACTTGTGGGACTAGCGACCGACGTCGCCTTTGCCATTAATAATATAGAAAAACAGAAACGACTAAACTTTCTCGCTTATTATGATGAGCTCACGGGGCTTGCCAATCGCAATTTGTTTTTAGAGCGCTTGTCGGCATACATGTATAAAGCGAACAGTGAGGGACACCAGCTTGCTATTGGTCTGATCGATTTGGATCGTTTCAAAAATATTAATGATAGCTTCGGTCGCTTGACCGGAGATGCATTATTGAAAAAGGCTGCAGAATGGTTGAAAGATAGATTTTTGGATACCACCTATCTAGGGCGTATTGAAGCCGACTGCTTCGCCATCATACTGCCCTTAGTTAAGTCAGAGGGCCATCTGGAAAGCTTAATAGAAAACACAATGTCTGCCTTCCTAGCGCACGCTTTTGAGGTTAATAGTAATGTGTTCCGGATTAGCGTTAAATCGGGTATTGCGCTATTTCCTGATGACGGTACCGATGCTGTCAGCCTGCTTAAGAACGCAGAGGCCGCAATGAAAATTGCGAAAAAAAGCGGTGTAAATTACCTTTTCCATACTCAGAGTATGACAGCAACAACGGCAGATAGGCTCGCCTTAGAACTTCGCCTGCGTGAGGCCTTCGATAAAGACGAATTTACACTGTATTATCAGCCCAAAGTGAATATTGCTAGCGGTAAGATGGTGGGCGCTGAGGCACTGATACGCTGGAATGATCCACATATAGGCCTGATCCAGCCCGATACATTTATACCCATTTTAGAAGAAATTGGGCTAATCAATGAGGTCGGACGCTGGGTAATAAAACAAGCCATCAAAGATTATTTGTCGTGGCGCGAAGCTGGCTTAAATGCCGTTCGTATTGCGGTAAATGTTTCATCTTTACAATTGCGCAATCGTAATTTTGCCGACGACATTGAGCAGGCAATTGCCAGCGATCCGCGTGTTGCGGCGGGCCTCGAGATTGAGGTGACAGAAAGCGTGATTATGGGGGATGTCGAACAGAGTGTTGAAATTTTACAAGCTATTCGTGACCTGGGTATTCCCATCACTATCGATGATTTTGGTACTGGCTTTTCTTCACTAAGCTATTTGAGCAGACTGCCGTTGGATATATTGAAGATAGATGGTGCTTTTGTGCGGGAAATGCATACTGAGAAAGGCGGTAAAATGGTGTCTACCATCATTCTGGTAGCACACGCTCTGAAGCTTAAAGTAGTTGCCGAATGTGTGGAGACTGAAGAGCAGTTACTTCAGCTAAGAAAACTTGATTGCGATCAAATGCAGGGCTATCTCTTCAGTAAACCGGTGCCTGCAGATGTCTTTGAAAAGCAGTTTCTGTCACTTTCTTAATTTTTAAATACAACTTTACGTATTCATTCCTTCCGACCACTATTGCCATGCGTGGGTGCCCTGCACTAGGGTGTGAATTAAGAGACTCAGAAAATACTTCACAAGGTGACATAAAAATACGGACTCAAATCCATCAGCTAGCGTTGATAGTAAAGCACAATACCTAGGCTCTGCCTGGCAGTCGTTCTGTTCAGCGAGGTGGCTGGGGTTTATACTGAAAGGCTGTAATATACTTTCATTGCTACGGAGTAAAACTATGCCAATCGATAATCTAAATGCCCTGATCAGTGATTTACATGACAGTTTTGGTGATGATGAAACCAGCCCGCAACAACAAGAGTTAATGCGACAGCTGGAAGCTTACGTGCACGATATTAATACCGCTGAGCCGGTTCCACCCAGTCTTATAGAGTCTGCAGAAATTTTGATAGAAGAAAGTTACCCTCAAACAGCGGCGATTATCAGAGAAGTTATTAACGCCCTCGGCAGGATAGGTATTTAACACCCTCGCAGTGTGCGGTCTTTGCAGGATCGCGCTGTGCTTTTATGCCTTAACATTATTTAAATAGATCCGTAATTCCCGTTTTCCGCTGTTTTTCTAATGCGATAACGGCTTCGCTATACTCAAATTTTTCAGTGGGATTCCACTAGTGCCAAGCAGATGAACTCAGATCGCGGCACCGCTTACCCAAGAATCTGGGGGTTAAGTTGCCAGAGGGTGTAGTTGAGTGCGCCGGCGAAGCTTACCCACAGCAAATAGGGGATGAGCAGCGCCCCAGCAAGTGGTCTGATGCGCCAGAACAAAACCAGTGTTGTCGCAATCAAAACCCACAGTAGCACTATGTCAGCGAAGGCTAATGCGCCCAACTGCCAAGCAAAGAAAAGCCAGCTCCACAGGGCATTAAAAAAAAGCTGTACTAGAAATAGCGTCAGCGCTTGCCGATTGCTGCGGAACCCTTCGGAGCGCCACACCAGCCAGGCTGCTATACCCATTAATGCAAACAGCACCGTCCATACCGGACCAAAAACTGTGGGCGGCGGCGCCCAGCTGGGTTGAACAAGTTGGCCGTAAAACGTCTTAGCTTGAATGGATGCAACGGCGCCAATAGCCGACGCGGCAAAACTAACTAGCAGCCAAACTGCAAGACCGATAATTTGTCTTTGCTTTGAAAGTGAGGGCATTCGGTTTCCCAATAGATTATTTACAGTCGGAAAAA
This portion of the Zhongshania sp. R06B22 genome encodes:
- a CDS encoding circadian clock KaiB family protein, which codes for MPNVNDPVKYEFRLFVAGDTPNSLQAITNLRTLCKTYLPDRHTIEIVDVYSAPARALADGVFMTPTLIKIAPRPTRRIVGTLSQLQVVLQALDLEDIAT
- a CDS encoding bifunctional diguanylate cyclase/phosphodiesterase — translated: MNDDESAFSSAVDKEMTALIATLHEAGRRLEELTGGEVDAVLGPDGTPFLLQHAQEKLRLHEVARQAAILNALPAHVVMVDNQGSIVSFNRGWQKFAQSNGLSTELTGINYLDACGDGGEVAEGILSVLAGDSSSFAIEYPCHSPTQQRWFLMTVTPLTHSASTGAVIMHLDITDRVQAEVEMKSLNRVYAMLSQINALVVRVKNLDELFAVACQVAADAGDFRMSAIVMVDPKTKQMTSIVSAGKDEKLLTDIKKLLASPEGMKKSIVSTVIEKGKPAISNNVKIDTRFVFGDQYADAGVNSAVVLPLLISGEAVGVFALYAREIDFFQKDEIKLLVGLATDVAFAINNIEKQKRLNFLAYYDELTGLANRNLFLERLSAYMYKANSEGHQLAIGLIDLDRFKNINDSFGRLTGDALLKKAAEWLKDRFLDTTYLGRIEADCFAIILPLVKSEGHLESLIENTMSAFLAHAFEVNSNVFRISVKSGIALFPDDGTDAVSLLKNAEAAMKIAKKSGVNYLFHTQSMTATTADRLALELRLREAFDKDEFTLYYQPKVNIASGKMVGAEALIRWNDPHIGLIQPDTFIPILEEIGLINEVGRWVIKQAIKDYLSWREAGLNAVRIAVNVSSLQLRNRNFADDIEQAIASDPRVAAGLEIEVTESVIMGDVEQSVEILQAIRDLGIPITIDDFGTGFSSLSYLSRLPLDILKIDGAFVREMHTEKGGKMVSTIILVAHALKLKVVAECVETEEQLLQLRKLDCDQMQGYLFSKPVPADVFEKQFLSLS
- a CDS encoding TspO/MBR family protein yields the protein MPSLSKQRQIIGLAVWLLVSFAASAIGAVASIQAKTFYGQLVQPSWAPPPTVFGPVWTVLFALMGIAAWLVWRSEGFRSNRQALTLFLVQLFFNALWSWLFFAWQLGALAFADIVLLWVLIATTLVLFWRIRPLAGALLIPYLLWVSFAGALNYTLWQLNPQILG